The Procambarus clarkii isolate CNS0578487 chromosome 7, FALCON_Pclarkii_2.0, whole genome shotgun sequence genome window below encodes:
- the LOC138357559 gene encoding pre-mRNA-splicing factor CWC22 homolog gives MDKNERTHGQEREDTWTRTRGHISKNERTHGQEGEDTWTRTRGHMDKNERTHGQEREDTWTRTRGHISKNERTHGQEGEDTWTRTRGHMDKNERTHKQEREDTWTRRRGHMDKNERTHGQERKDTWTRRRGHMDKKERTHGQEGEDTWTRTRGHMDKNERTHEQEREDT, from the coding sequence atggacaagaacgagaggacacatggacaagaacgagaggacacatggacaagaacgagaggacacATAAGCAAGAACGAGAGGACACATGGACAAGAAGGAGAGGACACatggacaagaacgagaggacacatggacaagaacgagaggacacatggacaagaacgagaggacacatggacaagaacgagaggacacATAAGCAAGAACGAGAGGACACATGGACAAGAAGGAGAGGACACatggacaagaacgagaggacacatggacaagaacgagaggacacATAAGCAAGAACGAGAGGACACATGGACAAGAAGGAGAGGACACatggacaagaacgagaggacacATGGACAAGAACGAAAGGACACATGGACAAGAAGGAGAGGACACATGGACAAGAAGGAGAGGACACATGGACAAGAAGGAGAGGACACatggacaagaacgagaggacacatggacaagaacgagaggacacatgaacaagaacgagaggacacatga